A stretch of Oryza brachyantha chromosome 4, ObraRS2, whole genome shotgun sequence DNA encodes these proteins:
- the LOC102706560 gene encoding pumilio homolog 3-like → MAPFGDGGGGGGGEEGDAAGWGWWDPMRSGSAPPTMEGAAAAREVEEGVLGGGGGGSFFSGAGGLGARRLEEVGRWRGAAAAQEHFGNSASLSNGQPGLQLNGTREFDGQQFGPTGAHSVGAMVNHSPAGSAWIETKTNDAEFHRHTQSRFIPSMGKMNAFAIRDLKSAYLSDSDLSTSLSRVNLSNHVEYDEGSLAKELLDEMEMRNHKKCFSSKIADGSRSPLPGNAFCKLGSEHMDIHSLPTYGDGVLYRQNSNIDSSYVSRNNDHHVKSVECLSLADQLALMQLSNLHEENNYHSIADMVNLGNPLNRCNVADLDLARYKKQYLGELFAHRCLPENIFLPKCGPSYNDNIPYHDEPRFPFSRIQRPESHIYSHLRGIPYHGDQQQRLLSSSRRTPGRNMGSQIYQGNLVGNGLDASSLDIADRNGAVGLELINVVGHVMEVSMDQYGSRFIQQKLENASPDDRERIFPEILTNAIALTTDVFGNYVIQKFFEFATESQLSQLADQLRGRFLELSFQMYGCRVVQKVIDVVDLERKISIVGELKDSVLRCISDQNGNHVIQKCIECVPEDHIPFVVEDVLKKIYLLCTHQYGCRVIQRVLEHCHNPATQTAVMFEIVERAFDLTEDKFGNYVVQHVLQHGKPEERSSIIQKLSGHVVILSQQKYASNVVEKCLSFGTPDERDSLIREIVSSGQTFQALMKDQFGNYVVQRVLQTCDDKFLEVILSSIKMHLNELKNYTFGKHIVARVEKLIITGENRVRMGSKTSQCQQSPNCTDVDANPF, encoded by the exons ATGGCTCCCTTtggtgatggcggcggcggcggaggaggggaggagggggatgctgcggggtgggggtggtgggACCCCATGAGGAGCGgcagcgcgccgccgacgatggagggcgcagcggcggcgcgggaggtggaggagggggttttgggcggcggcggcggcgggtcgtTCTTCTCTGGGGCTGGTGGGCTCGGCGCGAGGCGGCTCGAGGAGgtcggccggtggcgcggggccgccgccgctcag GAGCATTTTGGCAATTCTGCATCGTTATCTAATGGACAACCAGGCCTACAACTTAATGGTACGAGAGAGTTTGATGGGCAGCAATTTGGACCAACCGGAGCTCATAGTGTTGGTGCTATGGTGAACCACTCTCCAGCTGGTTCGGCATGGATAGaaaccaaaacaaatgatgctgAGTTTCATAGGCATACCCAGAGTCGCTTCATACCTTCTATGGGAAAGATGAATGCCTTTGCCATAAGGGATCTAAAGTCAGCCTATCTCTCTGACTCTGATCTTTCAACTTCTTTATCTAGGGTGAACTTGTCTAATCATGTAGAATATGATGAAGGAAGCCTTGCTAAAGAACTGCTTGATGAAATGGAAATGCGTAATCACAAGAAGTGTTTTTCCTCTAAGATTGCTGATGGCAGCCGATCTCCTTTGCCTGGAAATGCATTCTGTAAACTTGGTTCTGAGCACATGGATATTCATTCACTACCTACATATGGTGATGGTGTTCTATACAGGCAGAACAGTAACATAGATAGTTCTTATGTTTCAAGGAATAATGACCATCACGTAAAGAGTGTGGAGTGTCTATCTCTTGCTGATCAGCTAGCTTTGATGCAGTTGAGCAATCTCCATGAAGAGAATAATTACCATAGTATTGCAGATATGGTAAATTTAGGCAACCCCTTAAACAGATGCAACGTCGCAGATTTAGACTTAGCCAGGTACAAGAAACAATACCTTGGAGAGCTTTTTGCACATCGATGTTTGCCGGAAAATATCTTTCTGCCAAAATGTGGTCCCTCATATAATGACAACATACCATATCATGATGAGCCTCGTTTTCCATTTTCAAGAATACAAAGACCAGAGTCCCATATTTATTCACATTTGCGGGGCATTCCATATCATGGTGATCAACAACAGCGGCTCTTATCTTCTAGTAGGAGGACTCCTGGTAGGAATATGGGATCACAGATTTATCAAGGTAATTTAGTAGGAAACGGTTTGGACGCATCTTCTTTGGATATTGCAGATAGAAATGGTGCTGTTGGGTTGGAGCTTATTAATGTAGTGGGCCATGTTATGGAAGTTAG TATGGATCAATATGGGAGTCGGTTTATTCAACAAAAATTAGAGAATGCCTCACCTGATGACAGGGAAAGAATCTTTCCAGAGATACTGACCAATGCTATTGCTCTGACAACTGATGTGTTTGGCAATTATGTGATTCAGAAG TTTTTTGAGTTCGCTACAGAAAGCCAGCTAAGTCAGTTAGCAGATCAGCTCAGAGGTCGCTTTTTGGAACTTAGTTTTCAGATGTATGGCTGCAGAGTAGTTCAGAAG GTCATTGATGTGGTTGATTTGGAGCGGAAGATATCTATTGTTGGTGAGCTCAAGGATTCTGTTCTCAGATGTATTTCTGATCAGAATGGTAACCATGTAATCCAGAAGTGCATAGAGTGTGTTCCTGAAGATCACATTCCATTTGTAGTAGAGGATGTACTTAAGAAAATTTATCTTCTTTGTACTCACCAATATGGCTGTAGAGTTATTCAG AGAGTTTTGGAGCATTGCCACAATCCAGCGACTCAAACTGCTGTGATGTTTGAAATTGTTGAACGGGCTTTTGATTTGACAGAAgataaatttggaaactatGTTGTTCAA CATGTCTTACAACATGGTAAACCAGAGGAGCGGTCATCCATTATTCAAAAGCTCTCTGGGCATGTGGTGATCTTGAGCCAGCAGAAGTATGCTTCTAATGTTGTGGAGAAGTGCCTATCTTTTGGAACTCCTGATGAACGTGATAGCCTTATAAGAGAGATTGTATCCtctggtcaaacatttcaG GCACTGATGAAGGATCAGTTTGGCAATTATGTTGTACAGAGAGTCCTTCAGACGTGTGATGACAAATTCCTAGAAGTGATCCTTTCAAGTATCAAGATGCATCTGAACGAACTGAAGAACTACACATTCGGGAAGCACATAGTTGCGCGTGTTGAGAAGTTAATTATCACAGGAG AAAACCGAGTGCGAATGGGGTCCAAGACTAGCCAATGCCAGCAGTCGCCAAACTGTACAGATGTTGACGCTAATCCTTTTTAA